In one Pseudomonas fitomaticsae genomic region, the following are encoded:
- a CDS encoding 5-oxoprolinase subunit PxpA, which produces MNRLLLNCDIGESFGSWTMGLDAEVMPFIDCANIACGFHAGDSSIMRKTVSLALSHGVQIGAHPAYQDLVGFGRRSMAYTAQELQDILHYQIGALDGICRAQGGKVSYVKPHGAMYNDMMANPAQLRAVIQAVAAYDRSLPLMLMATRDNTAAQQLGDEYGVTLWFEAFADRAYDSAGRLVSRQLPGAVHHDCETIIGQALTIARGDNLTASDGSALHLQANTLCVHGDNASSVAAVQRIRQALNEQSAP; this is translated from the coding sequence GTGAACCGCCTGCTATTGAACTGTGACATCGGCGAGAGCTTCGGCAGCTGGACCATGGGTCTGGACGCGGAAGTCATGCCCTTCATCGATTGCGCCAACATTGCCTGCGGTTTTCACGCCGGCGACTCGAGCATCATGCGCAAGACCGTCAGCCTGGCCCTGAGCCACGGCGTGCAGATCGGCGCGCATCCGGCCTATCAGGATCTGGTGGGGTTCGGCCGACGTTCCATGGCTTACACCGCCCAGGAACTGCAAGACATCCTGCATTACCAGATCGGCGCCCTCGACGGCATTTGCCGTGCCCAGGGTGGCAAAGTCAGTTACGTCAAACCCCACGGCGCGATGTACAACGACATGATGGCCAACCCGGCGCAGTTGCGGGCGGTGATTCAGGCTGTCGCGGCTTACGACCGCAGTTTGCCGCTGATGCTGATGGCCACCCGCGATAACACGGCAGCCCAGCAACTCGGTGACGAATACGGCGTGACCCTGTGGTTCGAAGCCTTCGCCGACCGCGCCTACGACAGCGCCGGCCGACTGGTCTCGCGACAACTGCCCGGCGCGGTGCACCACGATTGCGAAACCATCATCGGGCAAGCGCTGACCATCGCCCGTGGCGACAACCTCACCGCCAGCGACGGTAGCGCGCTGCACCTGCAAGCCAACACTTTGTGCGTGCACGGTGACAACGCCAGTTCGGTGGCAGCCGTGCAGCGCATTCGTCAGGCCCTGAACGAGCAGAGCGCGCCATGA
- a CDS encoding 5-oxoprolinase subunit B family protein: MNPRVEVVALDCLMLRLFDEIAEANMPWMLAASERLRTVFGDYLIDLVPSYTTLMVHYDLTALSPNQARELIAEALIDLSPNARTGGQCHVLPVWYDLSVGPELSLLSQRSGLAVEEVIRRHSAREYQVFALGFAPGFAFMGLVEEVLAAPRLNTPRKKVAAGSVGIAERQTAAYPVVSPGGWNLIGRTPAKLFDRERDGYSLMQPGDTVRFEAVSHAEFIRLGGDDTPLEALA, encoded by the coding sequence ATGAATCCGCGGGTGGAAGTGGTGGCGCTGGATTGCCTGATGCTGCGCCTGTTCGATGAAATCGCCGAAGCCAACATGCCGTGGATGCTCGCCGCCAGCGAGCGGCTGCGCACGGTGTTCGGCGACTATCTGATCGATCTGGTGCCGTCGTACACCACGTTGATGGTGCATTACGACCTGACGGCATTGAGCCCGAATCAGGCTCGGGAATTGATCGCCGAAGCGCTGATCGACCTGTCGCCGAATGCGCGAACCGGTGGCCAGTGTCACGTGCTGCCGGTGTGGTACGACTTGAGTGTCGGCCCGGAACTGAGTCTGCTGTCACAACGCAGCGGTTTGGCGGTGGAAGAGGTGATCCGCCGCCACAGCGCTCGGGAATATCAGGTGTTCGCGCTCGGATTCGCACCGGGGTTTGCCTTCATGGGTTTGGTGGAAGAAGTTCTCGCCGCACCGCGTCTGAATACCCCACGCAAGAAAGTCGCCGCCGGCAGCGTCGGCATCGCCGAGCGGCAGACAGCGGCGTATCCGGTGGTGTCTCCTGGTGGCTGGAACCTGATCGGCCGCACGCCGGCAAAACTGTTCGACCGTGAACGCGATGGCTACAGCCTGATGCAGCCCGGCGATACCGTGCGTTTCGAAGCGGTGAGCCATGCCGAATTCATCCGCCTCGGCGGTGACGACACGCCTCTGGAGGCCCTGGCATGA
- a CDS encoding 5-oxoprolinase subunit C family protein, whose protein sequence is MSRLTIEASTPLCLLQDAGRFGVRHLGVTQGGAADWRSMAWANWLLGNGLDLPVIEITLGGFTVVAEEDCLLALAGADLGAQIDGEALAPWRSFKLRKGQALTFTQPLLGARAYLAAPGGFSAPKVLGSSATVVREELGGLDGFGLPLAKGASLSYQGETLLMREVPAEHRPDLRLDAPLDLVLGAQIGQFSGQSLFDAFNSAWTLDSRADRMGIRLLGTALQYQGKPMISEGIPLGAVQVPPDGQPIVLLNDRQTIGGYPRLGALTPLALARLAQCLPGAKVRLRPVVQEVAHREHVEYLKRF, encoded by the coding sequence ATGAGCCGACTGACGATTGAAGCGAGCACGCCGCTGTGCCTGTTGCAGGACGCCGGGCGGTTTGGCGTACGCCATCTGGGCGTGACCCAGGGCGGTGCGGCGGACTGGCGGTCGATGGCCTGGGCTAACTGGCTGCTGGGTAATGGCCTGGACTTGCCGGTGATCGAAATCACCCTCGGCGGGTTCACGGTGGTGGCTGAAGAAGATTGCTTGCTGGCATTGGCGGGTGCTGATCTTGGCGCGCAGATCGACGGTGAAGCGCTGGCGCCGTGGCGCAGTTTCAAACTGCGCAAAGGGCAGGCCTTGACGTTCACCCAGCCGTTGCTCGGGGCGCGGGCCTATCTGGCAGCGCCCGGCGGTTTCAGTGCGCCGAAAGTGCTGGGCAGCAGCGCCACGGTGGTACGCGAGGAACTCGGTGGTCTTGATGGTTTTGGCTTGCCATTGGCCAAGGGCGCTTCGCTGAGTTATCAGGGCGAAACCCTGTTGATGCGTGAGGTCCCGGCGGAGCATCGACCGGACCTGCGCCTCGACGCGCCGCTCGATCTGGTGCTCGGCGCGCAGATCGGTCAGTTCAGCGGCCAGAGCCTGTTCGATGCATTCAACAGTGCCTGGACATTGGACAGTCGCGCCGATCGCATGGGTATTCGTCTGTTGGGCACGGCGTTGCAGTATCAGGGTAAACCGATGATTTCCGAGGGCATCCCGCTGGGCGCGGTGCAGGTGCCGCCGGACGGACAGCCAATCGTGTTGCTCAATGATCGGCAGACGATTGGCGGTTATCCGCGATTGGGAGCGTTGACGCCGTTGGCGCTGGCCCGGTTGGCACAGTGTCTGCCGGGGGCGAAGGTCAGATTGCGCCCGGTGGTGCAAGAGGTTGCACACCGGGAGCATGTCGAATATCTGAAGCGCTTTTGA
- a CDS encoding vWA domain-containing protein has product MLLNLFNEMRAAKVPVSVRELLDLINALKQRVTFADMDEFYYLSRAILVKDERHFDKFDRAFGAYFNGLEKLDDHLQALIPEDWLRKEFERSLTDEERAQIQSLGGLDKLIEEFKKRLEEQKERHAGGNKWIGTGGTSPFGSGGFNPEGIRVGDAGKRQGKAVKVWDQREYKNLDDSVELGTRNIKVALRRLRKFARQGAAEELDIDGTIDHTAKDAGLLNIQMRPERRNTVKLLLLFDIGGSMDAHVKICEELFSACKTEFKHLEYFYFHNFIYESVWKNNMRRTSERTSTQDLLHKYGADYKVIFIGDAAMAPYEITQAGGSVEHWNEEPGYVWMQRFMEKYKKLIWINPYPKDTWGYTSSTNIVRDLIEDQMYPLTLRGLEEGMRFLSK; this is encoded by the coding sequence ATGTTGCTCAACCTGTTCAATGAAATGCGCGCAGCCAAGGTGCCGGTGTCGGTGCGCGAGCTGCTCGACCTGATCAACGCGCTGAAACAGCGCGTGACCTTCGCCGACATGGACGAGTTCTACTACTTGTCGCGGGCGATTCTGGTGAAGGACGAACGGCATTTCGACAAGTTCGACCGCGCGTTCGGTGCCTACTTCAACGGCCTGGAAAAGCTCGACGATCATTTGCAGGCGCTGATCCCCGAAGACTGGCTGCGCAAGGAGTTCGAGCGCTCGCTGACTGACGAGGAACGCGCGCAGATCCAGTCCCTCGGCGGTCTGGACAAGCTGATCGAAGAGTTCAAGAAACGCCTGGAAGAACAGAAGGAACGCCACGCCGGCGGCAACAAATGGATCGGCACCGGCGGCACCAGCCCGTTCGGCTCCGGCGGTTTCAACCCGGAAGGCATCCGGGTCGGCGATGCCGGCAAGCGCCAAGGCAAAGCGGTCAAGGTCTGGGATCAGCGCGAGTACAAGAACCTCGACGACTCGGTCGAACTGGGCACCCGCAACATCAAGGTCGCCCTGCGCCGCCTGCGCAAATTCGCTCGCCAGGGCGCGGCGGAAGAGCTGGACATCGACGGCACCATCGACCACACCGCCAAGGACGCCGGCCTGCTGAACATCCAGATGCGCCCGGAACGACGCAACACGGTGAAGCTGTTGCTGCTGTTCGACATCGGCGGCTCGATGGACGCCCACGTGAAGATCTGCGAGGAACTGTTCTCGGCCTGCAAAACCGAGTTCAAGCATCTGGAGTACTTCTACTTCCACAACTTCATTTATGAATCGGTGTGGAAGAACAACATGCGCCGCACTTCCGAGCGCACGTCGACCCAGGACCTGCTGCACAAGTACGGTGCCGACTACAAAGTGATCTTCATCGGTGACGCCGCAATGGCGCCCTATGAAATCACCCAGGCTGGCGGCAGCGTCGAGCACTGGAACGAAGAGCCGGGTTACGTGTGGATGCAGCGCTTCATGGAGAAGTACAAGAAGCTCATCTGGATCAATCCGTACCCGAAAGACACCTGGGGCTACACCTCGTCGACCAATATCGTGCGGGATTTGATCGAGGATCAGATGTATCCGCTGACGTTGCGCGGGCTGGAAGAAGGGATGCGGTTTTTGTCCAAGTAA
- a CDS encoding AAA family ATPase, with translation MKFEGTQAYVATDDLKLAVNAAITLERPLLVKGEPGTGKTMLAEQLAESFGAKLITWHIKSTTKAHQGLYEYDAVSRLRDSQLGNEKVHDVRNYLKKGKLWEAFESEERVILLIDEIDKADIEFPNDLLQELDKMEFYVYEIDETIKAKKRPIIIITSNNEKELPDAFLRRCFFHYIAFPDRTTLQKIVDVHYPDIKKDLVSEALDVFFDVRKVPGLKKKPSTSELVDWLKLLMADNIGEAVLRERDPTKAIPPLAGALVKNEQDVQLLERLAFMSRRGTR, from the coding sequence ATGAAGTTCGAAGGCACCCAGGCCTACGTCGCCACCGATGACCTGAAGCTGGCGGTCAACGCCGCCATCACCCTGGAGCGGCCGCTGCTGGTCAAGGGTGAACCGGGCACCGGCAAGACCATGCTCGCCGAGCAACTGGCCGAATCGTTCGGCGCCAAGCTGATCACGTGGCACATCAAGTCCACCACCAAGGCTCATCAGGGCCTGTACGAGTACGACGCGGTCAGCCGTCTGCGCGACTCGCAACTGGGCAATGAAAAAGTCCACGACGTGCGCAACTACCTGAAGAAGGGCAAGCTCTGGGAAGCGTTCGAGTCCGAAGAGCGGGTCATCCTGCTGATCGACGAAATCGACAAGGCCGACATCGAGTTCCCCAACGACCTGCTGCAAGAACTCGACAAGATGGAGTTCTACGTTTACGAGATCGACGAGACCATCAAGGCCAAGAAGCGTCCGATCATCATCATTACCTCCAACAACGAGAAAGAGCTGCCGGACGCCTTCCTGCGCCGCTGCTTCTTCCACTACATCGCCTTCCCCGACCGCACCACCCTGCAGAAAATCGTCGATGTTCACTACCCGGACATCAAGAAGGATCTGGTCAGCGAAGCGCTGGACGTGTTCTTCGATGTGCGCAAGGTGCCGGGCCTGAAGAAAAAACCGTCGACCTCGGAACTGGTCGACTGGCTGAAACTGCTGATGGCCGACAACATCGGCGAAGCGGTGCTGCGCGAGCGCGATCCGACCAAAGCCATCCCGCCGCTGGCCGGTGCGCTGGTGAAGAACGAACAGGACGTGCAACTGCTTGAGCGCCTGGCGTTCATGAGCCGTCGCGGCACCCGCTAA
- a CDS encoding DUF748 domain-containing protein has product MKRRYRWPLWILATVVVLLVALHIALPYLVRDYLNDKLANMGDYRGQITDVDLALWRGAYKINGLKIVKVDGKVPVPFVDAPLIDLSVSWHSLWYDHAVVAQVKFFKPQVNFVDGGTNKQNSQTGQGTDWRAQLGKLLPITLDEVQINDGRISFRNFNSKPPVNMNATDVDASIYNLTNVVDTKGKRDARFEGKALLLGHAPLETSATFDPLSNFEDFEFRLRARGIELKRMNDFASAYGKFDFNAGHGDVVIEAAANKGQLKGYIKPLLRDVDVFNWQQDVENKNKGIFRSIWEALVGGTETVLKNQGKNQFATRVELSGSVHQQDISAFEAFLQILRNGFIQAFNARYEQPKPDAG; this is encoded by the coding sequence ATGAAGCGTCGCTACCGCTGGCCGTTGTGGATTCTCGCCACCGTCGTGGTGTTGCTGGTCGCCCTGCACATCGCCCTGCCCTACCTCGTGCGCGACTATCTGAATGACAAACTGGCGAACATGGGCGATTACCGCGGCCAGATCACCGACGTCGACCTCGCGCTCTGGCGCGGGGCCTACAAGATCAATGGCCTGAAGATCGTCAAGGTTGACGGCAAGGTGCCGGTGCCATTCGTCGATGCGCCGCTGATCGACCTGTCCGTCAGCTGGCACTCGCTGTGGTACGACCACGCGGTGGTAGCGCAGGTGAAGTTCTTCAAACCGCAGGTGAATTTCGTCGATGGCGGGACCAACAAGCAGAACTCCCAGACCGGCCAAGGCACTGACTGGCGCGCGCAACTGGGCAAATTGCTGCCGATCACCCTCGACGAAGTACAGATCAACGATGGCCGCATCAGCTTTCGCAACTTCAATTCCAAACCACCGGTGAACATGAATGCGACCGACGTCGACGCGAGCATCTACAACCTGACCAACGTGGTCGACACCAAGGGCAAACGCGACGCCCGCTTCGAAGGCAAGGCTCTTTTGCTGGGTCATGCGCCGCTGGAAACCAGCGCCACCTTCGACCCGCTGAGCAACTTCGAAGACTTCGAATTTCGCCTGCGGGCCCGGGGCATCGAACTCAAGCGCATGAACGACTTCGCCTCGGCCTACGGCAAATTCGACTTCAACGCCGGCCACGGCGATGTGGTCATCGAAGCCGCCGCCAACAAGGGCCAGCTCAAGGGCTACATCAAACCGCTGCTGCGCGACGTCGACGTATTCAATTGGCAGCAGGATGTCGAGAACAAGAACAAGGGCATCTTCCGCTCGATCTGGGAGGCACTGGTCGGCGGCACTGAAACCGTGCTGAAAAACCAGGGCAAAAACCAGTTCGCCACCCGGGTCGAACTCAGCGGCAGCGTGCACCAGCAAGATATCAGCGCGTTCGAAGCTTTTTTGCAGATTTTGCGCAACGGATTCATCCAGGCCTTCAATGCCCGGTATGAGCAGCCGAAGCCGGATGCGGGTTAG